One genomic window of Erinaceus europaeus chromosome 19, mEriEur2.1, whole genome shotgun sequence includes the following:
- the LOC132534697 gene encoding MAP/microtubule affinity-regulating kinase 4-like, translating into MSLPEAPPTAQHMLPDGFCVLRTIGEGTYSIIRLARDLCSGEEVVIKVMRKWDALGRETVHRERAIMQSLNHPNILPLLGTIEEEDRLLLVLPYVRGGDLGDYLLQHGPLREEQARGVFRQLVSAVQYCHAKGIAHRDLKPENILLESRGRVKVIDFGLSVNFLQQTMDTLCGTPVYMAPEIMLGGCYGPGVDIWSLGVVLYTMVTGHRPFVPAGFGKPYPSTRFRLPHLLSSALRHLLVSMIRHDPRARVGWEEIMRHPWVTLHSEAMTPYVEPTHSCAPTQKVCVDTRVSNRPPALLTDSRGDNKAQGPDHPPKCARVPVRLDLSLVTPSAAPTGQPIPPRHPLRVFSERRCASCPPALSTSSREEDEAREPGDLSKCISLPLRLHPTVATPSPGPPPLPPNTPHTSCTGSVPSTEITPGSGDKSCPPSSQSPAAFTCSPSSQKPAASAWPPSSQRPAVSCPNSSQRPVTRCPPSSQRPAVSSPNSSQRPVTKCP; encoded by the coding sequence ATGAGCCTTCCTGAGGCCCCTCCGACAGCACAGCACATGCTCCCAGACGGCTTCTGTGTCCTGCGCACCATTGGGGAAGGGACCTACTCCATCATCCGGCTGGCCAGAGATCTGTGCAGCGGAGAGGAAGTCGTCATCAAGGTCATGAGGAAGTGGGATGCCTTGGGCCGGGAGACCGTGCACAGGGAGCGGGCCATCATGCAAAGCTTGAATCACCCCAACATCTTGCCGCTGCTGGGCACCATCGAGGAGGAAGACAGGCTGCTCCTGGTCCTGCCCTACGTGAGGGGGGGAGACCTGGGGGACTACCTGCTGCAGCACGGCCCCCTGAGGGAGGAGCAGGCCCGAGGGGTGTTCAGGCAGCTGGTGTCGGCCGTGCAGTACTGCCACGCCAAAGGCATAGCTCACAGGGACCTGAAGCCCGAGAACATTCTCCTAGAGAGCCGGGGCCGGGTCAAGGTCATCGACTTTGGTCTGAGTGTCAACTTTCTGCAGCAGACAATGGACACCCTGTGCGGCACACCAGTTTACATGGCACCTGAAATCATGCTGGGGGGCTGCTACGGGCCCGGGgtggacatctggagcctgggggtggtgCTCTACACCATGGTGACAGGTCACCGGCCATTTGTGCCGGCAGGATTCGGGAAGCCTTATCCAAGCACGCGCTTTAGACTGCCTCACCTGCTGTCCTCAGCCCTCCGACACCTTCTGGTCTCCATGATCAGACATGACCCGCGGGCGAGAGTCGGGTGGGAAGAGATCATGCGCCACCCTTGGGTGACACTCCACTCAGAAGCAATGACGCCCTATGTCGAGCCCACCCACTCCTGTGCGCCCACACAGAAGGTGTGTGTGGACACACGGGTCAGCAATCGTCCACCGGCCTTGCTTACTGACTCCCGGGGGGACAACAAGGCCCAGGGGCCTGACCACCCACCCAAGTGCGCCAGAGTCCCCGTCAGGCTGGACCTCTCTCTGGTCACCCCCAGCGCTGCCCCCACTGGCCAGCCCATCCCTCCCAGGCATCCTCTCAGAGTCTTCTCAGAGAGGCGGTGCGCATCCTGCCCACCAGCCTTGAGCACCAGCTCCCGTGAGGAAGACGAGGCCCGGGAGCCTGGCGATCTCTCCAAGTGCATCAGTCTCCCCCTCAGGCTGCATCCCACTGTGGCCACCCCCAGCCCCGGCCCCCCGCCCTTGCCTCCAAACACACCTCACACTAGCTGCACTGGCTCTGTCCCCTCCACGGAAATCACCCCTGGTTCTGGGGACAAGAGCTGCCCTCCCTCTAGCCAGAGCCCAGCAGCCTTTACCTGCTCCCCCTCCAGCCAAAAACCAGCAGCCAGCGCCTGGCCCCCCTCTAGCCAGAGACCAGCAGTCAGCTGCCCCAACTCCAGCCAGAGACCAGTGACCAGATGCCCCCCCTCCAGCCAGAGACCAGCAGTCAGCTCCCCCAACTCCAGCCAGAGACCAGTGACCAAATGCCCC